The following coding sequences are from one Haliotis asinina isolate JCU_RB_2024 chromosome 3, JCU_Hal_asi_v2, whole genome shotgun sequence window:
- the LOC137278132 gene encoding tropomyosin isoform X7 has product MGESLLSVEPEYSGCVELSQESQISTQDLSQGSTDIPLTTDGAKPKKKKSSKKVKKKKDKDKDKSAKDKSEKSSKSKSGRSSSRRPEPEGGNAPASYVDDYERIIYSNDALFSDVEITDEDYANFNKDCRKPHRANRQGRDGAILIPCTQLGINSNTMIKFAIIGTELQNVIQVSLKRMEQEVSGTTRKITLLEEDLERNEERLQTATERLEEASKAADESERGRKVLESRSLADDERIDQLEAQLKEAKYIAEDAERKYDEAARKLAITEVDLERAEARLEAAEAQIYELDEELHIVGNNLKTIQVQLDQASQREDSYEETIRDLTQRLKDAENRATEAERTVSKLQKEVDRLEDELLAEKEKYKAISDELDQTFAELAGY; this is encoded by the exons ATGGGAGAAAGTTTACTCTCAGTCGAACCGGAGTATAGTGGCTGTGTGGAGCTCTCGCAGGAGTCTCAGATTTCCACACAGGATCTCTCACAAGGATCTACAGATATTCCACTGACAACAGACGGTGCTAAACCAAAAAAGAAGAAGTCTAGCAAGAAGGTTAAAAAGAAGAAAGAtaaagacaaagacaaatcagCTAAGGACAAAAGTGAGAAAAGTTCCAAATCGAAGTCCGGACGTTCGTCAAGCAGACGACCTGAGCCGGAGGGAGGGAACGCGCCCGCCTCGTATGTGGATGACTATGAGAGGATTATTTATAGTAACGATGCTCTGTTCTCAGACGTGGAGATCACTGATGAGGACTATGCCAACTTCAATAAAGACTGTCGAAAGCCTCATAGAGCCAACAGGCAGGGAAGAGACGGTGCAATACTTATACCGTGCACACAACTCGGGATCAATTCCAACACAATGATAAAGTTTGCAATAATTGGAACAGAATTGCAGAATGTGATACAAGTATCCCTTAAAAGG ATGGAACAAGAGGTGAGCGGCACCACCCGAAAGATCACACTGCTGGAGGAAGACCTGGAGAGGAATGAGGAGAGGCTTCAAACTGCAACAGAGAGACTCGAGGAGGCATCCAAAGCTGCAGATGAGAGTGAGAG AGGGCGCAAGGTGCTTGAGAGCAGGAGTCTTGCTGATGATGAAAGGATAGATCAGTTGGAAGCTCAACTTAAAGAGGCTAAATACATTGCAGAAGATGCTGAGCGCAAATACGATGAG GCTGCCCGTAAACTCGCGATCACAGAGGTTGACCTTGAGCGTGCAGAGGCTCGTCTTGAAGCTGCAGAAGC CCAAATTTATGAGCTTGACGAGGAGCTTCACATAGTGGGTAACAATCTCAAAACCATCCAGGTCCAACTTGATCAG GCATCTCAGAGAGAGGACAGCTATGAGGAGACTATCCGTGACCTCACACAGAGACTCAAGGAC GCTGAGAACCGGGCAACTGAGGCTGAAAGAACTGTATCCAAATTGCAAAAGGAAGTCGACAGACTTGAAG
- the LOC137278132 gene encoding tropomyosin isoform X5 → MGESLLSVEPEYSGCVELSQESQISTQDLSQGSTDIPLTTDGAKPKKKKSSKKVKKKKDKDKDKSAKDKSEKSSKSKSGRSSSRRPEPEGGNAPASYVDDYERIIYSNDALFSDVEITDEDYANFNKDCRKPHRANRQGRDGAILIPCTQLGINSNTMIKFAIIGTELQNVIQVSLKRMEQEVSGTTRKITLLEEDLERNEERLQTATERLEEASKAADESERGRKVLESRSLADDERIDQLEAQLKEAKYIAEDAERKYDEAARKLAITEVDLERAEARLEAAEAQIYELDEELHIVGNNLKTIQVQLDQASQREDSYEETIRDLTQRLKDAENRATEAERTVSKLQKEVDRLEDELNQQTEKYQALKLEMQQTLADLQDI, encoded by the exons ATGGGAGAAAGTTTACTCTCAGTCGAACCGGAGTATAGTGGCTGTGTGGAGCTCTCGCAGGAGTCTCAGATTTCCACACAGGATCTCTCACAAGGATCTACAGATATTCCACTGACAACAGACGGTGCTAAACCAAAAAAGAAGAAGTCTAGCAAGAAGGTTAAAAAGAAGAAAGAtaaagacaaagacaaatcagCTAAGGACAAAAGTGAGAAAAGTTCCAAATCGAAGTCCGGACGTTCGTCAAGCAGACGACCTGAGCCGGAGGGAGGGAACGCGCCCGCCTCGTATGTGGATGACTATGAGAGGATTATTTATAGTAACGATGCTCTGTTCTCAGACGTGGAGATCACTGATGAGGACTATGCCAACTTCAATAAAGACTGTCGAAAGCCTCATAGAGCCAACAGGCAGGGAAGAGACGGTGCAATACTTATACCGTGCACACAACTCGGGATCAATTCCAACACAATGATAAAGTTTGCAATAATTGGAACAGAATTGCAGAATGTGATACAAGTATCCCTTAAAAGG ATGGAACAAGAGGTGAGCGGCACCACCCGAAAGATCACACTGCTGGAGGAAGACCTGGAGAGGAATGAGGAGAGGCTTCAAACTGCAACAGAGAGACTCGAGGAGGCATCCAAAGCTGCAGATGAGAGTGAGAG AGGGCGCAAGGTGCTTGAGAGCAGGAGTCTTGCTGATGATGAAAGGATAGATCAGTTGGAAGCTCAACTTAAAGAGGCTAAATACATTGCAGAAGATGCTGAGCGCAAATACGATGAG GCTGCCCGTAAACTCGCGATCACAGAGGTTGACCTTGAGCGTGCAGAGGCTCGTCTTGAAGCTGCAGAAGC CCAAATTTATGAGCTTGACGAGGAGCTTCACATAGTGGGTAACAATCTCAAAACCATCCAGGTCCAACTTGATCAG GCATCTCAGAGAGAGGACAGCTATGAGGAGACTATCCGTGACCTCACACAGAGACTCAAGGAC GCTGAGAACCGGGCAACTGAGGCTGAAAGAACTGTATCCAAATTGCAAAAGGAAGTCGACAGACTTGAAG
- the LOC137278132 gene encoding tropomyosin isoform X6 — translation MGESLLSVEPEYSGCVELSQESQISTQDLSQGSTDIPLTTDGAKPKKKKSSKKVKKKKDKDKDKSAKDKSEKSSKSKSGRSSSRRPEPEGGNAPASYVDDYERIIYSNDALFSDVEITDEDYANFNKDCRKPHRANRQGRDGAILIPCTQLGINSNTMIKFAIIGTELQNVIQVSLKRMEQEVSGTTRKITLLEEDLERNEERLQTATERLEEASKAADESERGRKVLESRSLADDERIDQLEAQLKEAKYIAEDAERKYDEAARKLAITEVDLERAEARLEAAEAKILELEEELKVVGNNMKSLEISEQEASQREDSYEETIRDLTQRLKDAENRATEAERTVSKLQKEVDRLEDELLAEKEKYKAISDELDQTFAELAGY, via the exons ATGGGAGAAAGTTTACTCTCAGTCGAACCGGAGTATAGTGGCTGTGTGGAGCTCTCGCAGGAGTCTCAGATTTCCACACAGGATCTCTCACAAGGATCTACAGATATTCCACTGACAACAGACGGTGCTAAACCAAAAAAGAAGAAGTCTAGCAAGAAGGTTAAAAAGAAGAAAGAtaaagacaaagacaaatcagCTAAGGACAAAAGTGAGAAAAGTTCCAAATCGAAGTCCGGACGTTCGTCAAGCAGACGACCTGAGCCGGAGGGAGGGAACGCGCCCGCCTCGTATGTGGATGACTATGAGAGGATTATTTATAGTAACGATGCTCTGTTCTCAGACGTGGAGATCACTGATGAGGACTATGCCAACTTCAATAAAGACTGTCGAAAGCCTCATAGAGCCAACAGGCAGGGAAGAGACGGTGCAATACTTATACCGTGCACACAACTCGGGATCAATTCCAACACAATGATAAAGTTTGCAATAATTGGAACAGAATTGCAGAATGTGATACAAGTATCCCTTAAAAGG ATGGAACAAGAGGTGAGCGGCACCACCCGAAAGATCACACTGCTGGAGGAAGACCTGGAGAGGAATGAGGAGAGGCTTCAAACTGCAACAGAGAGACTCGAGGAGGCATCCAAAGCTGCAGATGAGAGTGAGAG AGGGCGCAAGGTGCTTGAGAGCAGGAGTCTTGCTGATGATGAAAGGATAGATCAGTTGGAAGCTCAACTTAAAGAGGCTAAATACATTGCAGAAGATGCTGAGCGCAAATACGATGAG GCTGCCCGTAAACTCGCGATCACAGAGGTTGACCTTGAGCGTGCAGAGGCTCGTCTTGAAGCTGCAGAAGC GAAGATTCTCGAGCTTGAGGAGGAGTTGAAGGTTGTGGGCAACAATATGAAATCACTGGAAATCAGTGAACAAGAG GCATCTCAGAGAGAGGACAGCTATGAGGAGACTATCCGTGACCTCACACAGAGACTCAAGGAC GCTGAGAACCGGGCAACTGAGGCTGAAAGAACTGTATCCAAATTGCAAAAGGAAGTCGACAGACTTGAAG
- the LOC137278132 gene encoding tropomyosin isoform X3, which translates to MGESLLSVEPEYSGCVELSQESQISTQDLSQGSTDIPLTTDGAKPKKKKSSKKVKKKKDKDKDKSAKDKSEKSSKSKSGRSSSRRPEPEGGNAPASYVDDYERIIYSNDALFSDVEITDEDYANFNKDCRKPHRANRQGRDGAILIPCTQLGINSNTMIKFAIIGTELQNVIQVSLKRMEQEVSGTTRKITLLEEDLERNEERLQTATERLEEASKAADESERGRKVLESRSLADDERIDQLEAQLKEAKYIAEDAERKYDEAARKLAITEVDLERAEARLEAAEAKYKHYEAEVSSLTTNIRSFEINEEQASQREDSYEETIRDLTQRLKDAENRATEAERTVSKLQKEVDRLEDELNQQTEKYQALKLEMQQTLADLQDI; encoded by the exons ATGGGAGAAAGTTTACTCTCAGTCGAACCGGAGTATAGTGGCTGTGTGGAGCTCTCGCAGGAGTCTCAGATTTCCACACAGGATCTCTCACAAGGATCTACAGATATTCCACTGACAACAGACGGTGCTAAACCAAAAAAGAAGAAGTCTAGCAAGAAGGTTAAAAAGAAGAAAGAtaaagacaaagacaaatcagCTAAGGACAAAAGTGAGAAAAGTTCCAAATCGAAGTCCGGACGTTCGTCAAGCAGACGACCTGAGCCGGAGGGAGGGAACGCGCCCGCCTCGTATGTGGATGACTATGAGAGGATTATTTATAGTAACGATGCTCTGTTCTCAGACGTGGAGATCACTGATGAGGACTATGCCAACTTCAATAAAGACTGTCGAAAGCCTCATAGAGCCAACAGGCAGGGAAGAGACGGTGCAATACTTATACCGTGCACACAACTCGGGATCAATTCCAACACAATGATAAAGTTTGCAATAATTGGAACAGAATTGCAGAATGTGATACAAGTATCCCTTAAAAGG ATGGAACAAGAGGTGAGCGGCACCACCCGAAAGATCACACTGCTGGAGGAAGACCTGGAGAGGAATGAGGAGAGGCTTCAAACTGCAACAGAGAGACTCGAGGAGGCATCCAAAGCTGCAGATGAGAGTGAGAG AGGGCGCAAGGTGCTTGAGAGCAGGAGTCTTGCTGATGATGAAAGGATAGATCAGTTGGAAGCTCAACTTAAAGAGGCTAAATACATTGCAGAAGATGCTGAGCGCAAATACGATGAG GCTGCCCGTAAACTCGCGATCACAGAGGTTGACCTTGAGCGTGCAGAGGCTCGTCTTGAAGCTGCAGAAGC GAAGTACAAGCATTATGAAGCTGAAGTTTCCTCTCTAACCACAAACATTAGATCGTTTGAAATTAATGAAGAGCAG GCATCTCAGAGAGAGGACAGCTATGAGGAGACTATCCGTGACCTCACACAGAGACTCAAGGAC GCTGAGAACCGGGCAACTGAGGCTGAAAGAACTGTATCCAAATTGCAAAAGGAAGTCGACAGACTTGAAG
- the LOC137278132 gene encoding tropomyosin isoform X4 has translation MGESLLSVEPEYSGCVELSQESQISTQDLSQGSTDIPLTTDGAKPKKKKSSKKVKKKKDKDKDKSAKDKSEKSSKSKSGRSSSRRPEPEGGNAPASYVDDYERIIYSNDALFSDVEITDEDYANFNKDCRKPHRANRQGRDGAILIPCTQLGINSNTMIKFAIIGTELQNVIQVSLKRMEQEVSGTTRKITLLEEDLERNEERLQTATERLEEASKAADESERGRKVLESRSLADDERIDQLEAQLKEAKYIAEDAERKYDEAARKLAITEVDLERAEARLEAAEAKILELEEELKVVGNNMKSLEISEQEASQREDSYEETIRDLTQRLKDAENRATEAERTVSKLQKEVDRLEDELNQQTEKYQALKLEMQQTLADLQDI, from the exons ATGGGAGAAAGTTTACTCTCAGTCGAACCGGAGTATAGTGGCTGTGTGGAGCTCTCGCAGGAGTCTCAGATTTCCACACAGGATCTCTCACAAGGATCTACAGATATTCCACTGACAACAGACGGTGCTAAACCAAAAAAGAAGAAGTCTAGCAAGAAGGTTAAAAAGAAGAAAGAtaaagacaaagacaaatcagCTAAGGACAAAAGTGAGAAAAGTTCCAAATCGAAGTCCGGACGTTCGTCAAGCAGACGACCTGAGCCGGAGGGAGGGAACGCGCCCGCCTCGTATGTGGATGACTATGAGAGGATTATTTATAGTAACGATGCTCTGTTCTCAGACGTGGAGATCACTGATGAGGACTATGCCAACTTCAATAAAGACTGTCGAAAGCCTCATAGAGCCAACAGGCAGGGAAGAGACGGTGCAATACTTATACCGTGCACACAACTCGGGATCAATTCCAACACAATGATAAAGTTTGCAATAATTGGAACAGAATTGCAGAATGTGATACAAGTATCCCTTAAAAGG ATGGAACAAGAGGTGAGCGGCACCACCCGAAAGATCACACTGCTGGAGGAAGACCTGGAGAGGAATGAGGAGAGGCTTCAAACTGCAACAGAGAGACTCGAGGAGGCATCCAAAGCTGCAGATGAGAGTGAGAG AGGGCGCAAGGTGCTTGAGAGCAGGAGTCTTGCTGATGATGAAAGGATAGATCAGTTGGAAGCTCAACTTAAAGAGGCTAAATACATTGCAGAAGATGCTGAGCGCAAATACGATGAG GCTGCCCGTAAACTCGCGATCACAGAGGTTGACCTTGAGCGTGCAGAGGCTCGTCTTGAAGCTGCAGAAGC GAAGATTCTCGAGCTTGAGGAGGAGTTGAAGGTTGTGGGCAACAATATGAAATCACTGGAAATCAGTGAACAAGAG GCATCTCAGAGAGAGGACAGCTATGAGGAGACTATCCGTGACCTCACACAGAGACTCAAGGAC GCTGAGAACCGGGCAACTGAGGCTGAAAGAACTGTATCCAAATTGCAAAAGGAAGTCGACAGACTTGAAG
- the LOC137278132 gene encoding tropomyosin isoform X2 — protein sequence MGESLLSVEPEYSGCVELSQESQISTQDLSQGSTDIPLTTDGAKPKKKKSSKKVKKKKDKDKDKSAKDKSEKSSKSKSGRSSSRRPEPEGGNAPASYVDDYERIIYSNDALFSDVEITDEDYANFNKDCRKPHRANRQGRDGAILIPCTQLGINSNTMIKFAIIGTELQNVIQVSLKRMEQEVSGTTRKITLLEEDLERNEERLQTATERLEEASKAADESERARKSLESKLIATEERAESFEEQLKTAQIVAQEAEMKYDETARKLKLSEEQIERLEEMSEDYGRKYKHYEAEVSSLTTNIRSFEINEEQASQREDSYEETIRDLTQRLKDAENRATEAERTVSKLQKEVDRLEDELLAEKEKYKAISDELDQTFAELAGY from the exons ATGGGAGAAAGTTTACTCTCAGTCGAACCGGAGTATAGTGGCTGTGTGGAGCTCTCGCAGGAGTCTCAGATTTCCACACAGGATCTCTCACAAGGATCTACAGATATTCCACTGACAACAGACGGTGCTAAACCAAAAAAGAAGAAGTCTAGCAAGAAGGTTAAAAAGAAGAAAGAtaaagacaaagacaaatcagCTAAGGACAAAAGTGAGAAAAGTTCCAAATCGAAGTCCGGACGTTCGTCAAGCAGACGACCTGAGCCGGAGGGAGGGAACGCGCCCGCCTCGTATGTGGATGACTATGAGAGGATTATTTATAGTAACGATGCTCTGTTCTCAGACGTGGAGATCACTGATGAGGACTATGCCAACTTCAATAAAGACTGTCGAAAGCCTCATAGAGCCAACAGGCAGGGAAGAGACGGTGCAATACTTATACCGTGCACACAACTCGGGATCAATTCCAACACAATGATAAAGTTTGCAATAATTGGAACAGAATTGCAGAATGTGATACAAGTATCCCTTAAAAGG ATGGAACAAGAGGTGAGCGGCACCACCCGAAAGATCACACTGCTGGAGGAAGACCTGGAGAGGAATGAGGAGAGGCTTCAAACTGCAACAGAGAGACTCGAGGAGGCATCCAAAGCTGCAGATGAGAGTGAGAG GGCTAGGAAGAGTTTAGAAAGTAAACTCATTGCAACCGAAGAAAGAGCTGAATCATTTGAGGAACAGTTGAAGACTGCTCAGATAGTGGCCCAGGaggctgaaatgaaatatgatgaG ACTGCTCGCAAGTTGAAATTGTCTGAGGAACAAATCGAACGCTTGGAGGAGATGAGCGAGGACTACGGGAG GAAGTACAAGCATTATGAAGCTGAAGTTTCCTCTCTAACCACAAACATTAGATCGTTTGAAATTAATGAAGAGCAG GCATCTCAGAGAGAGGACAGCTATGAGGAGACTATCCGTGACCTCACACAGAGACTCAAGGAC GCTGAGAACCGGGCAACTGAGGCTGAAAGAACTGTATCCAAATTGCAAAAGGAAGTCGACAGACTTGAAG
- the LOC137278132 gene encoding tropomyosin isoform X1: MGESLLSVEPEYSGCVELSQESQISTQDLSQGSTDIPLTTDGAKPKKKKSSKKVKKKKDKDKDKSAKDKSEKSSKSKSGRSSSRRPEPEGGNAPASYVDDYERIIYSNDALFSDVEITDEDYANFNKDCRKPHRANRQGRDGAILIPCTQLGINSNTMIKFAIIGTELQNVIQVSLKRMEQEVSGTTRKITLLEEDLERNEERLQTATERLEEASKAADESERARKSLESKLIATEERAESFEEQLKTAQIVAQEAEMKYDETARKLKLSEEQIERLEEMSEDYGRKYKHYEAEVSSLTTNIRSFEINEEQASQREDSYEETIRDLTQRLKDAENRATEAERTVSKLQKEVDRLEDELNQQTEKYQALKLEMQQTLADLQDI; the protein is encoded by the exons ATGGGAGAAAGTTTACTCTCAGTCGAACCGGAGTATAGTGGCTGTGTGGAGCTCTCGCAGGAGTCTCAGATTTCCACACAGGATCTCTCACAAGGATCTACAGATATTCCACTGACAACAGACGGTGCTAAACCAAAAAAGAAGAAGTCTAGCAAGAAGGTTAAAAAGAAGAAAGAtaaagacaaagacaaatcagCTAAGGACAAAAGTGAGAAAAGTTCCAAATCGAAGTCCGGACGTTCGTCAAGCAGACGACCTGAGCCGGAGGGAGGGAACGCGCCCGCCTCGTATGTGGATGACTATGAGAGGATTATTTATAGTAACGATGCTCTGTTCTCAGACGTGGAGATCACTGATGAGGACTATGCCAACTTCAATAAAGACTGTCGAAAGCCTCATAGAGCCAACAGGCAGGGAAGAGACGGTGCAATACTTATACCGTGCACACAACTCGGGATCAATTCCAACACAATGATAAAGTTTGCAATAATTGGAACAGAATTGCAGAATGTGATACAAGTATCCCTTAAAAGG ATGGAACAAGAGGTGAGCGGCACCACCCGAAAGATCACACTGCTGGAGGAAGACCTGGAGAGGAATGAGGAGAGGCTTCAAACTGCAACAGAGAGACTCGAGGAGGCATCCAAAGCTGCAGATGAGAGTGAGAG GGCTAGGAAGAGTTTAGAAAGTAAACTCATTGCAACCGAAGAAAGAGCTGAATCATTTGAGGAACAGTTGAAGACTGCTCAGATAGTGGCCCAGGaggctgaaatgaaatatgatgaG ACTGCTCGCAAGTTGAAATTGTCTGAGGAACAAATCGAACGCTTGGAGGAGATGAGCGAGGACTACGGGAG GAAGTACAAGCATTATGAAGCTGAAGTTTCCTCTCTAACCACAAACATTAGATCGTTTGAAATTAATGAAGAGCAG GCATCTCAGAGAGAGGACAGCTATGAGGAGACTATCCGTGACCTCACACAGAGACTCAAGGAC GCTGAGAACCGGGCAACTGAGGCTGAAAGAACTGTATCCAAATTGCAAAAGGAAGTCGACAGACTTGAAG